Proteins co-encoded in one Christiangramia fulva genomic window:
- a CDS encoding ATP-binding protein, with the protein MSQREYYPQKVDISNCEKEPIHIIGKSQAHGVIVVCDKRNLDITQIGENAEVFFGISYQELLGKNLKHLLGEVISGEIANTSQKEESQVVKEISINNRNFVIIPHISGESIILDFELKETGYDPYEYQRQLSHILKKLGAAQGPAELCNEAALITRKIFGYDRVMIYKFDEEWNGEVVAEEKEDELESWLGLHYPASDIPKQSRELFLKHRVRIIADVNSSPVPIQPEISPINLQPIDLSKSELRAVSPIHIEYLQNMKVGASLTAALISNGKLWGLLACHHYSAKIISFYHRQTCEFLTQIFSNELSLKETRRYIQKLDEWGKVRTELVEQMKDEDKIKNGLLKQKTIFTDLLECDGGALILNGKIRLLGKTPTKKQVKKLTADFLSKSKEALFFTRNLSKFYEPAKTFISTASGILAVKLGNNDHDFLMWFRPEVVQNISWGGNPDKKASFDEQKQRITPRKSFKKWTQQLTGISNSWQDYQISAARAIRESLSNIILQKQKQKIERLNEQLFKAHKELQLFSHGLSHDLKAPLRGIDGYAQILKEDYYDKLDGPGQQAISTILNSVAEMNALIDDILSFSGVSAVKLKKSEFSVNELLQDILKSFNLKVNYPHSEIIVQTDMPQMMADKRMLVQVWSNILMNALKYSERAEKPKIEIGSKALHDKTVYFVIDNGIGFDPEKKEEIFQLFTRFAEKPFKGTGIGLAIAKKIIEKHGGDIWAESQPGKGAAFYFYL; encoded by the coding sequence ATGTCTCAAAGGGAATACTACCCACAGAAGGTAGATATTAGCAACTGCGAAAAAGAACCCATTCACATCATCGGAAAATCACAGGCTCACGGGGTTATTGTGGTTTGTGATAAGAGAAATCTTGACATCACCCAAATCGGGGAGAATGCCGAAGTTTTCTTCGGCATTTCTTATCAAGAACTGCTCGGTAAAAATTTAAAGCATTTACTTGGCGAAGTGATAAGCGGGGAAATTGCGAATACCAGCCAAAAGGAAGAAAGCCAGGTAGTTAAAGAAATAAGTATAAATAACCGCAATTTCGTGATCATTCCTCATATCTCTGGGGAAAGTATTATTCTTGATTTTGAGCTAAAAGAAACTGGTTATGATCCGTATGAATACCAGCGGCAATTAAGCCATATTCTTAAAAAATTGGGAGCTGCTCAGGGACCAGCCGAGCTATGCAATGAGGCGGCCCTTATTACCAGAAAGATCTTTGGTTATGACAGGGTGATGATCTATAAATTTGATGAAGAATGGAATGGGGAAGTAGTAGCTGAAGAAAAAGAGGATGAACTGGAGAGCTGGCTTGGACTTCATTATCCCGCCAGTGATATTCCAAAACAATCGAGGGAACTTTTTTTAAAGCATCGCGTGAGGATCATAGCTGATGTCAACAGCAGTCCGGTACCCATTCAACCAGAAATATCGCCAATAAATCTGCAGCCTATCGATCTCTCAAAATCTGAATTACGAGCAGTTTCCCCGATTCATATTGAATATCTTCAGAATATGAAAGTGGGAGCCTCGCTTACTGCAGCTTTGATCAGCAATGGAAAACTATGGGGATTGCTGGCATGCCATCACTATTCCGCAAAAATTATAAGCTTTTATCATCGTCAAACCTGTGAATTTTTAACGCAGATCTTCTCCAATGAATTATCGCTAAAAGAAACCCGTAGGTATATTCAAAAGCTTGATGAATGGGGGAAAGTTCGCACAGAACTGGTCGAACAGATGAAAGATGAAGACAAGATCAAAAACGGTTTGCTTAAGCAAAAGACAATTTTTACCGATTTGCTGGAATGTGACGGTGGAGCCTTAATTCTTAATGGAAAAATAAGATTACTTGGAAAAACTCCCACCAAAAAGCAGGTGAAAAAGCTCACGGCAGATTTTTTATCTAAAAGTAAAGAAGCTTTGTTCTTCACCAGGAATCTGAGCAAATTTTATGAACCGGCAAAGACTTTTATCAGTACCGCTTCAGGAATCCTGGCTGTAAAACTGGGAAATAATGACCATGATTTTCTTATGTGGTTTCGGCCTGAGGTGGTTCAGAATATAAGCTGGGGAGGGAATCCCGATAAAAAAGCCAGTTTTGATGAGCAAAAGCAACGAATCACTCCCAGGAAATCTTTTAAAAAATGGACCCAGCAGCTCACCGGCATTTCCAATTCCTGGCAGGATTATCAAATAAGCGCGGCCAGGGCTATTAGGGAAAGCCTGAGCAATATTATCCTTCAAAAGCAAAAACAAAAGATCGAACGCCTCAATGAACAGCTTTTTAAGGCTCATAAGGAATTGCAGTTATTCAGTCACGGACTTTCCCATGATCTAAAAGCTCCTTTGCGCGGAATTGATGGATATGCCCAAATATTAAAAGAAGATTATTACGATAAACTAGATGGGCCCGGCCAACAGGCTATAAGCACCATTTTGAATTCAGTAGCTGAAATGAATGCGCTTATCGACGATATTCTTTCCTTTTCAGGTGTTTCTGCAGTGAAATTGAAGAAATCTGAGTTTTCTGTAAATGAATTATTACAGGATATTTTGAAATCTTTCAACCTTAAAGTTAATTATCCTCATTCAGAAATAATAGTCCAGACAGATATGCCGCAGATGATGGCGGATAAAAGAATGCTGGTGCAGGTTTGGTCGAATATTCTAATGAATGCTTTGAAATACAGCGAAAGAGCAGAGAAACCTAAAATAGAAATCGGATCAAAAGCCCTTCATGATAAAACTGTTTATTTCGTAATAGATAATGGGATAGGTTTTGACCCTGAAAAGAAAGAAGAAATATTTCAACTATTCACAAGATTTGCTGAAAAGCCTTTTAAAGGAACCGGAATTGGTTTAGCCATTGCCAAGAAGATTATCGAAAAACATGGTGGAGATATATGGGCTGAAAGTCAACCGGGAAAAGGCGCCGCTTTTTATTTTTACCTCTGA
- the proC gene encoding pyrroline-5-carboxylate reductase — translation MKTLVIGAGNMGLTYAEGMAKSPILNRRNLMVFDKSADVIARLRDLDHFDVYEKLEECLPKADMVFIAVKPYHCEELFAEMKPMVNEEQIFVSLMAGVTINKIQQGLGIRKVVRSMPNLPAQVGKGVTSYTQSKEVSRVELLMVRNLLDTTGESIHVKSEQFIDASTGISGSGPAYVFYFMQSMLEAALKMGFSKNDSRVLVSQTFEGAVELFNRNDLSPDTWMERVASKGGTTRAALDSMDDNNVKELIKEAAYAAFDRAVELGEEK, via the coding sequence ATGAAAACATTAGTAATTGGAGCAGGAAACATGGGTCTTACTTACGCCGAAGGAATGGCCAAATCTCCGATATTGAATCGCAGAAATTTAATGGTATTCGATAAATCGGCCGATGTCATCGCAAGACTTCGTGATCTTGACCATTTTGATGTATATGAAAAACTTGAAGAGTGTCTTCCTAAAGCCGATATGGTTTTTATTGCCGTAAAACCATATCATTGTGAAGAACTTTTCGCCGAAATGAAACCCATGGTAAACGAGGAACAAATTTTTGTTTCTCTAATGGCAGGAGTTACCATTAATAAGATCCAACAGGGACTTGGGATCAGAAAAGTGGTGAGATCAATGCCAAATTTACCTGCCCAGGTGGGAAAAGGAGTAACCTCTTATACCCAATCTAAAGAAGTATCGAGAGTTGAACTTTTAATGGTTCGCAATCTGCTCGATACCACAGGAGAGTCAATCCATGTAAAATCTGAACAATTTATAGACGCTTCCACAGGAATTTCAGGAAGTGGTCCCGCCTACGTATTCTATTTTATGCAGTCTATGCTGGAAGCCGCTTTAAAAATGGGATTCTCAAAAAATGATTCCCGCGTCCTGGTAAGTCAGACCTTCGAAGGTGCGGTAGAACTATTTAACCGCAACGACCTTTCTCCCGATACCTGGATGGAAAGAGTAGCGTCTAAAGGTGGGACTACCCGTGCTGCTTTAGATTCAATGGATGATAACAATGTAAAAGAGCTCATAAAAGAAGCTGCCTATGCCGCTTTTGACAGAGCTGTTGAACTGGGAGAAGAAAAATAA
- a CDS encoding CheR family methyltransferase: MKRTKESPKNNTAQEKLVKHSRVIAVGASAGGLEALKSFFKNIPASDTNSYVVIQHLSPDYKSMMGELLTKNSNLPIVQITDQMELQPGKIFLIPPAHNLVLEDNRLCLSEKPKNQQLNLPIDIFFESLAEQREEQAIGVILSGTGSDGTRGARAIKEKNGMVMVQEPSEAKFDGMPKSAINTGLVDYILPVAKMGPELKNFISTPPIFHFKDGDVQYDEKELNKILNYIDEKAGLDFREYKYATLARRVARRVNICKCPNLADYYEYLTKNEEEVEILYREFLIGVTKFFRDEEVWKVLREKVFPKLISEKEDGEVLKVWDVGCSTGEEAYSFAMSLYEEMEKQGKDLTIKIFATDISKPHLDIGSKGEYPESIVADVSKEFLLKYFLSKSHSYQIVEKIRRMVIFSKHNVIKNPPFSNMDMVVCRNLLIYFQNSIQKKAMNVLHYALKKDGVLVLGTSESVNSNRDSFAEIDRRWKIYRNIVPSKRLNSGITPGASAASKINGAKLIENKMSRDRKSFRNNAKSNPIKTKLQQQLHETLLEQFGGASVFVDSNYNILHAVGEFRKYANLPVSGFSINLLDMLESDLKYVVQTTFNQAKKQNDKVIYRDAIVTKNGINTGADIIVKPFTEHNLNGEVNYIITFVEKELDLEQMKEVPKISPSEQTKEYVAGLEEELKKTKEDLQTSLEEVETSNEELQAANEELLASNEELQSTNEELQSVNEEINTVNAENIQKMDDLAALNADMNNLLKSTDIGVIFLDSSFKIRKFTPAIKKHFSLINGDVGRPIDNFTNSFGLSRKRSFLDRCKKVLKTGKILEKHIVSREGKNYLQRISPYIESDEQINGVVISFIDIESIQKSREKLEASEKRFKSFYEDDPVLHLSVDPRTSLIVQCNKKVVEKLGYESKEELINKTVFDLFDKDSHTSADKLKESFKESRELTNISQDMITKDGEKLPVILNATAEKDEKGNLLTIRYTCVDISALKKAEVQLREQKADLERANRDLEQFVSICSHDLQEPLSTIKFGSDVLGKMYADKLDEKGENYVKYIKNASDRLSAQIRALLEHSRIGKNGRKTTVDVNEVVEVVKYDLTKSIKDSKAKIHSGSLPHIQGYEIELRLLFQNLISNAIKYVPKGRKPEIRISAYREEDYWVFSIMDNGVGISEEDRKNIFTIFNRVPGNDSVDGTGVGLAHVEKIVLLHEGTIWVDSQVGVGSTFYFKLKAS, encoded by the coding sequence ATGAAAAGAACCAAGGAAAGTCCAAAAAATAATACGGCACAAGAAAAATTAGTTAAACATTCAAGAGTTATTGCCGTGGGAGCCAGTGCCGGAGGTTTGGAAGCTTTAAAATCCTTTTTTAAGAACATACCAGCCAGCGATACCAACTCTTATGTGGTAATTCAGCATCTTTCTCCAGATTATAAGAGCATGATGGGGGAATTACTTACCAAAAACTCCAATTTACCCATAGTACAGATCACAGATCAGATGGAGCTGCAGCCGGGAAAAATATTTCTTATTCCGCCGGCACATAACCTGGTTCTGGAGGATAATAGGCTGTGTTTAAGTGAAAAGCCAAAGAATCAGCAATTAAATCTTCCTATTGATATCTTTTTTGAATCGCTTGCCGAGCAAAGGGAAGAGCAGGCGATAGGAGTGATTTTAAGCGGAACCGGAAGCGATGGAACTCGTGGAGCGAGAGCTATCAAAGAAAAGAATGGAATGGTAATGGTGCAGGAACCTTCAGAAGCGAAATTTGACGGGATGCCTAAAAGTGCTATTAATACCGGACTTGTAGATTACATACTGCCGGTTGCGAAAATGGGCCCGGAGCTGAAAAATTTCATTTCTACTCCACCAATTTTTCATTTTAAGGATGGTGATGTTCAGTATGACGAAAAGGAGCTTAATAAAATTCTCAATTATATAGACGAAAAGGCGGGGCTTGATTTTCGGGAATATAAGTATGCTACCCTGGCACGACGCGTGGCAAGAAGGGTTAATATTTGCAAATGCCCAAACCTCGCCGATTACTATGAATATCTCACAAAAAATGAGGAAGAGGTTGAGATCCTGTATCGTGAATTTCTTATTGGAGTTACCAAATTCTTCCGAGATGAGGAGGTGTGGAAGGTTTTACGAGAAAAGGTCTTTCCTAAACTTATTTCAGAAAAAGAAGATGGAGAAGTCCTAAAAGTGTGGGATGTTGGCTGTAGTACCGGGGAAGAGGCTTATTCGTTTGCCATGAGCCTTTATGAAGAAATGGAAAAGCAAGGGAAAGATCTTACCATCAAGATCTTCGCGACCGATATTTCCAAACCGCATCTCGATATTGGAAGTAAGGGTGAATATCCTGAAAGTATTGTGGCAGATGTTTCTAAAGAATTCCTTCTGAAGTACTTTTTAAGTAAATCGCATAGCTACCAAATCGTGGAGAAAATCAGAAGAATGGTTATTTTCTCCAAGCATAACGTTATCAAAAATCCGCCTTTTAGCAATATGGATATGGTAGTATGCAGAAATTTGCTGATTTATTTTCAGAACAGCATTCAGAAAAAGGCGATGAACGTATTGCATTACGCCTTAAAAAAAGATGGTGTGCTGGTTTTAGGTACAAGTGAAAGTGTGAACAGCAACCGTGATAGTTTTGCCGAAATAGATCGGCGCTGGAAAATTTACAGGAATATAGTACCGAGTAAAAGACTTAATAGTGGTATTACCCCTGGAGCTTCAGCGGCTTCAAAGATCAATGGAGCCAAACTCATAGAGAATAAAATGAGCAGGGATCGAAAATCTTTCAGGAACAATGCTAAAAGCAATCCAATAAAAACGAAGTTACAGCAGCAGCTGCATGAAACACTTCTGGAGCAGTTTGGAGGGGCATCGGTCTTTGTAGATTCCAATTATAACATACTTCATGCAGTGGGGGAATTTCGAAAATACGCCAACCTTCCCGTGAGCGGATTTTCGATTAACCTTTTAGATATGCTGGAATCTGATCTCAAATATGTAGTGCAAACAACCTTTAACCAGGCGAAGAAACAGAATGATAAAGTAATTTACCGCGATGCGATCGTTACTAAAAACGGGATAAACACTGGTGCTGATATTATTGTAAAACCTTTTACCGAACACAATCTTAATGGCGAGGTTAATTATATTATCACTTTTGTTGAAAAAGAGCTGGATCTGGAGCAAATGAAAGAGGTTCCAAAGATCAGCCCTTCAGAGCAGACCAAAGAATATGTCGCCGGTCTTGAAGAGGAACTCAAGAAGACCAAGGAAGATCTTCAAACTTCACTGGAAGAGGTTGAGACCAGTAATGAAGAGCTGCAGGCTGCCAATGAAGAATTACTGGCATCTAACGAAGAATTGCAAAGTACTAATGAGGAACTTCAAAGCGTAAATGAAGAGATCAATACCGTTAATGCGGAGAACATTCAGAAAATGGATGATCTCGCTGCTTTGAACGCCGATATGAACAACCTACTGAAAAGTACAGATATTGGCGTGATCTTTCTTGACAGCAGTTTTAAAATCAGAAAATTCACTCCCGCCATTAAAAAACATTTTAGTCTGATAAATGGAGATGTGGGACGGCCTATAGATAATTTTACCAATAGTTTTGGTTTAAGCCGTAAACGCAGTTTTCTTGATCGCTGCAAAAAGGTTCTCAAAACAGGGAAGATACTGGAAAAACATATCGTTTCCCGGGAAGGTAAAAATTATCTGCAAAGAATTTCCCCTTATATAGAATCTGACGAACAAATAAATGGAGTGGTAATTTCTTTTATTGATATTGAAAGCATTCAAAAATCAAGGGAAAAACTGGAAGCCAGTGAAAAACGCTTTAAATCATTCTATGAAGATGATCCGGTTTTGCACCTTAGCGTCGATCCACGCACCTCACTTATTGTACAATGCAATAAAAAGGTGGTAGAGAAGCTTGGTTATGAAAGCAAAGAAGAGCTTATCAATAAAACTGTTTTTGATCTTTTCGACAAAGATTCCCATACCTCGGCAGATAAACTAAAGGAAAGTTTTAAGGAATCCCGCGAATTGACCAACATCAGCCAGGACATGATCACGAAAGACGGGGAGAAACTCCCCGTGATCCTTAATGCCACTGCCGAGAAAGATGAAAAAGGAAACCTTCTCACTATCAGGTACACCTGTGTGGATATTTCTGCACTTAAAAAGGCTGAGGTACAATTAAGAGAGCAGAAGGCCGATCTTGAAAGGGCCAACCGCGATCTTGAACAATTTGTCTCTATTTGTTCTCACGATCTCCAGGAGCCGCTTTCTACCATAAAGTTTGGAAGCGATGTGCTGGGCAAGATGTATGCCGACAAACTTGACGAAAAAGGAGAGAATTATGTGAAGTATATCAAGAATGCTTCAGATCGCCTTTCTGCACAGATTCGTGCGCTGCTGGAACATTCAAGGATTGGGAAAAACGGGCGAAAAACCACGGTAGATGTGAATGAAGTTGTAGAAGTCGTAAAATACGATCTCACCAAGAGTATAAAAGATTCGAAGGCAAAAATCCATTCTGGTTCCCTGCCTCATATCCAGGGTTATGAAATCGAGTTGAGGTTATTATTTCAGAATCTCATCAGCAACGCTATTAAATATGTTCCGAAAGGCCGAAAACCGGAGATACGGATCTCCGCTTACAGGGAAGAAGATTACTGGGTTTTCTCAATAATGGATAATGGCGTGGGAATTTCTGAAGAAGACAGGAAGAATATATTTACCATTTTTAATCGTGTGCCGGGAAATGACTCCGTAGACGGAACCGGCGTGGGGCTGGCGCACGTTGAAAAGATCGTGCTTTTACATGAAGGTACTATTTGGGTGGATTCGCAGGTTGGAGTTGGAAGTACCTTTTACTTTAAATTAAAAGCCAGCTAG
- the proB gene encoding glutamate 5-kinase: MDKKRRIVVKVGTNVMTNKDNRILGPVLKSLVRQIASLYEEDILTVLVSSGSAIAGKEILGEINIKDDSKRRQVYSSVGQPRMMRHYYGIFHDYGMRCAQVLATKRDFSPGIHRENMINCYESLLSEGIIPIANEDDAVSVTMSMFSDNDELASLVAELIGAEKLIILSDTEGLYTGHPEDDDSEKLNKVQIDENVEKYVQESDKGEGEGRGGMESKIKIAKGTAAKNITTYIANGKRENVILDIMAGKSVGTKFTS; encoded by the coding sequence ATGGATAAAAAAAGAAGAATTGTTGTAAAGGTGGGAACAAACGTAATGACCAACAAGGATAACCGTATTCTTGGACCGGTATTAAAAAGCCTTGTTCGCCAGATTGCCAGCCTTTACGAAGAAGATATACTTACCGTTCTGGTATCGTCTGGATCTGCAATTGCCGGGAAAGAAATTCTTGGCGAGATCAATATTAAAGACGACAGCAAAAGACGACAGGTTTATTCTTCGGTTGGACAGCCAAGAATGATGAGGCATTATTACGGCATTTTCCATGATTATGGAATGCGCTGTGCCCAGGTTCTAGCTACCAAAAGAGATTTTAGTCCGGGAATTCACCGGGAAAATATGATCAATTGTTATGAATCTCTTTTATCTGAAGGAATCATTCCTATCGCCAATGAAGATGATGCTGTTTCGGTGACCATGTCTATGTTTTCAGATAATGATGAACTGGCAAGTCTTGTAGCCGAATTGATAGGAGCTGAAAAACTGATCATTTTAAGTGATACCGAAGGACTTTATACCGGACATCCGGAAGATGACGATTCAGAAAAACTGAATAAGGTGCAGATCGATGAAAATGTTGAAAAATACGTTCAGGAATCTGACAAAGGTGAGGGTGAAGGCCGCGGCGGAATGGAATCTAAGATCAAGATAGCCAAAGGCACGGCAGCCAAAAATATTACCACCTATATCGCTAATGGAAAACGCGAAAATGTAATTCTGGACATTATGGCCGGAAAATCGGTGGGAACAAAATTTACCTCGTAA